A single genomic interval of Saccharothrix saharensis harbors:
- a CDS encoding LLM class flavin-dependent oxidoreductase — MRTGIVILPEHRWWMAEHKWKAAEEYGFHHAWTYDHMGWRSLVDGPWFGAVPTLAAAASVTRTIRLGTLVASPNFRHPVPFARDLLALDDVSDGRFTLGVGAGGVGYDTQVMGGPPPGSRQGRFEEFVAALDMLLAQDRTTFRGEHYEIRDARSAPGCVQRPRLPFVVAANGPKAMGVAAKYGTGWVTTGPETDDEHAWWDGVAAMAARFREVLAGIGRAAESIDFHLNADSCPVYSLTSVDRFREVAGRARELGFTDLVVHWPRENGVYAGSEAVLERVAADVLPELVAGPAA; from the coding sequence GTGCGCACTGGGATTGTGATCCTGCCCGAACACCGCTGGTGGATGGCCGAGCACAAGTGGAAGGCGGCCGAGGAGTACGGCTTCCACCACGCGTGGACCTACGACCACATGGGCTGGCGCTCGCTGGTCGACGGACCGTGGTTCGGCGCGGTACCGACGCTGGCCGCGGCCGCGTCGGTGACCAGGACGATCCGGCTCGGCACGCTGGTCGCGTCCCCGAACTTCCGCCACCCGGTGCCGTTCGCCCGGGACCTGCTCGCCCTCGACGACGTCTCCGACGGCCGCTTCACCCTCGGGGTCGGCGCGGGCGGTGTGGGGTACGACACGCAGGTGATGGGCGGCCCGCCACCGGGCAGCAGGCAGGGCCGGTTCGAGGAGTTCGTGGCCGCGCTCGACATGCTGCTCGCGCAGGACCGCACCACGTTCCGCGGCGAGCACTACGAGATCCGGGACGCCCGCAGCGCGCCGGGGTGCGTGCAGCGACCCAGGTTGCCGTTCGTGGTCGCGGCGAACGGGCCGAAGGCCATGGGCGTCGCGGCGAAGTACGGCACCGGCTGGGTCACCACCGGGCCGGAGACCGACGACGAGCACGCCTGGTGGGACGGCGTGGCCGCGATGGCGGCGCGGTTCCGCGAGGTGCTGGCCGGGATCGGGCGGGCCGCGGAGTCGATCGACTTCCACCTCAACGCCGACTCGTGCCCGGTGTACTCGCTGACCAGCGTCGACCGGTTCCGCGAGGTCGCGGGCCGGGCGCGGGAGCTGGGCTTCACCGATCTGGTCGTGCACTGGCCGCGGGAGAACGGTGTCTACGCGGGCAGCGAGGCCGTGCTGGAACGCGTCGCGGCCGACGTGCTGCCGGAGCTGGTCGCCGGCCCGGCGGCCTGA
- a CDS encoding HAD family hydrolase has protein sequence MQRPSLVASDVDGTLLTPLGRVSPRTAGTVGRVLAADVPFVLATGRPPRWVPDVAAAAGLSGYAVCSNGAVIYDIGADRVVSAELLTPEQLTTLAAVLDEALPGCAMASERVGETARGSAEPEFIADEHYLHPWDEGAQPLPGHQRAQVLGKPAVKLLVRHPNLSSDEMARAAGPLVGDSVAMTWSTDEGLLEFAAPGVTKATGLASVADLLGVPASGVLAFGDMPNDVPMLTWAGHGVAMANAHRDALAAADEVTAANSEDGVALVLERWF, from the coding sequence GTGCAGAGACCTTCCCTTGTGGCATCCGACGTCGACGGCACCCTGCTCACACCCCTCGGGCGGGTCAGCCCGCGCACGGCGGGCACGGTGGGCCGCGTGCTGGCGGCCGACGTCCCGTTCGTGCTGGCCACCGGCCGCCCGCCGCGCTGGGTGCCCGACGTGGCCGCCGCGGCCGGGCTGTCCGGCTACGCCGTGTGCTCCAACGGCGCGGTGATCTACGACATCGGCGCGGACCGCGTCGTCTCGGCCGAGCTGCTCACCCCCGAGCAGCTGACGACCCTGGCGGCCGTGCTGGACGAGGCGCTCCCCGGTTGCGCGATGGCCTCGGAGCGGGTCGGCGAGACCGCGCGCGGCTCGGCGGAGCCCGAGTTCATCGCCGACGAGCACTACCTGCACCCGTGGGACGAGGGCGCGCAGCCGCTGCCGGGGCACCAGCGGGCCCAGGTGCTCGGCAAGCCGGCGGTGAAGCTGCTGGTCCGGCACCCGAACCTGAGTTCGGACGAGATGGCGCGGGCGGCCGGGCCGCTGGTCGGCGACTCGGTGGCGATGACCTGGTCGACCGACGAGGGCCTGCTGGAGTTCGCCGCGCCCGGTGTGACCAAGGCGACCGGCCTGGCCTCGGTGGCCGACCTGCTCGGGGTGCCCGCGAGCGGCGTGCTGGCGTTCGGCGACATGCCCAACGACGTGCCGATGCTCACGTGGGCCGGGCACGGCGTGGCGATGGCCAACGCCCACCGCGACGCCCTGGCCGCCGCCGACGAGGTCACCGCGGCCAACTCCGAGGACGGGGTGGCGCTGGTGCTCGAACGGTGGTTCTAG
- a CDS encoding glycosyltransferase family 4 protein, whose product MSLRIAVDLVYFTGRKGGTESYARGLFPALAAANDDFRFVGIGNRELAEQPPDWFPGEIVALPVSGENRAAWAAAVALAVGPRARAIGADVLHCPSNFGPVVRLLPTVVTVHDILGIRHPEWVQGSLARGVQAMSRATVRAASRIITDSEASATDVHELLGRSRADIDVIQLGVKPVDVLERSGERTGRPFVLSGGNRMAHKNFDGLLEAWALIPAAERPKLVITGSHGDDPLRPVVRRLGLTEDVELREWVSSEELAALYDRASAYVFPTLFEGFGLPVLEAMARGCPVIGSDLPVLHEVGGDDMVYFDPYDHASIAAAVRKVVNDVDAQHALAAAGRKRAATFTWQRAADATAEVYRRLV is encoded by the coding sequence GTGTCACTCCGGATCGCGGTCGACCTCGTCTACTTCACCGGCCGCAAGGGCGGCACCGAGAGCTACGCCCGGGGGCTGTTCCCGGCCCTGGCCGCCGCGAACGACGACTTCCGGTTCGTCGGCATCGGCAACCGCGAGCTGGCCGAGCAGCCGCCGGACTGGTTCCCCGGCGAGATCGTGGCGCTGCCGGTGTCCGGCGAGAACCGCGCGGCGTGGGCGGCGGCCGTGGCGCTCGCGGTCGGTCCGCGGGCGCGTGCCATCGGCGCCGACGTCCTGCACTGCCCGTCGAACTTCGGCCCCGTCGTGCGCCTGCTGCCGACGGTGGTCACGGTGCACGACATCCTGGGCATCCGGCACCCCGAGTGGGTCCAGGGCAGCCTGGCCCGGGGCGTGCAGGCGATGAGCCGGGCGACCGTGCGCGCGGCCAGCCGGATCATCACCGACAGCGAGGCCTCCGCCACCGACGTGCACGAGCTGCTCGGCCGGTCGCGGGCCGACATCGACGTCATCCAGCTCGGCGTCAAGCCGGTGGACGTGCTGGAGCGCTCCGGTGAGCGGACCGGCCGGCCGTTCGTGCTGTCCGGGGGCAACCGGATGGCGCACAAGAACTTCGACGGGCTGCTGGAGGCGTGGGCGCTCATCCCCGCCGCCGAGCGCCCGAAGCTCGTCATCACCGGCAGCCACGGCGACGACCCGCTGCGCCCGGTCGTGCGGCGCCTCGGCCTGACCGAGGACGTCGAACTGCGCGAGTGGGTGAGCTCGGAGGAGCTGGCCGCCCTCTACGACCGGGCGAGCGCGTACGTGTTCCCGACCTTGTTCGAGGGTTTCGGGCTGCCGGTGCTGGAGGCCATGGCCCGCGGCTGCCCGGTGATCGGCTCGGACCTCCCGGTGCTGCACGAGGTCGGCGGCGACGACATGGTCTACTTCGACCCGTACGACCACGCGTCGATCGCCGCCGCCGTCCGCAAGGTCGTCAACGACGTCGACGCGCAGCACGCGTTGGCCGCCGCCGGCCGCAAGCGCGCCGCGACCTTCACCTGGCAGCGCGCCGCCGACGCGACCGCCGAGGTCTACCGCCGCCTGGTCTGA